One part of the Mariniflexile litorale genome encodes these proteins:
- a CDS encoding arsenosugar biosynthesis-associated peroxidase-like protein: MQKTYYDPADLKKFGKISEWNEELGAKFFDYYGKVFEEGALTEREKSLIALAVSHTIQCPYCIDAYTGDGLQRGITKEEMMEALHVAAAIRGGASLVHGVQMMNKVNKLDM, from the coding sequence ATGCAAAAAACATATTACGACCCTGCCGATTTAAAAAAGTTTGGAAAAATCTCTGAATGGAATGAAGAATTAGGAGCTAAATTTTTCGATTACTACGGCAAAGTTTTTGAAGAAGGCGCACTGACTGAAAGAGAGAAATCGTTAATTGCTTTAGCTGTTTCCCATACCATTCAATGTCCATATTGTATTGACGCCTATACAGGCGATGGCTTGCAACGAGGCATTACCAAAGAAGAAATGATGGAAGCTCTCCATGTCGCCGCAGCCATTCGTGGTGGCGCATCGTTAGTACATGGCGTACAAATGATGAATAAAGTGAATAAGCTAGATATGTAA